Proteins found in one Thalassomonas actiniarum genomic segment:
- a CDS encoding MarR family winged helix-turn-helix transcriptional regulator, with amino-acid sequence MNDSLQLEKQLCFRLYSVNKAMNRMYAPLLKELGLTYPQYLVMLALWDKPEAVTVKQLGKLLDLDSGTLSPLLKRMEKQELLHRSRSESDERSVQVSLSAHGKHIRAKAKLIPAKMFAKTGLPMDEFLALNNQLDQLLAKISDN; translated from the coding sequence ATGAATGACAGTTTGCAACTGGAGAAACAGCTCTGTTTTCGCCTCTACAGTGTCAACAAAGCCATGAACCGTATGTATGCCCCGCTACTCAAAGAACTGGGCTTAACCTATCCCCAGTACCTGGTGATGTTGGCCTTGTGGGATAAACCTGAAGCAGTAACGGTAAAACAGTTGGGAAAATTGCTGGATCTGGACTCGGGTACGCTATCTCCACTGTTAAAACGCATGGAAAAGCAAGAGCTGCTGCACCGCAGCCGCAGTGAGTCAGACGAGCGCAGCGTTCAAGTCAGCCTCAGTGCCCACGGCAAACATATTCGCGCTAAGGCCAAACTGATCCCCGCAAAGATGTTTGCCAAAACCGGGCTGCCTATGGATGAATTCCTGGCGCTAAATAACCAACTGGATCAACTGTTAGCAAAAATTAGCGACAACTAA
- a CDS encoding glutathione peroxidase: MSQNIYDFSAEDYKGDPVELKDYQGKVMLIVNTASACGFTPQYKGLQELYAKHKEQGFEVLAFPCNQFREQEKGDNAEIKQFCDLQFNIKFPLFGKIEVNGDNAHPLFNFLKEQAPGILGSKGIKWNFTKFLVNKEGKVIKRYAPATKPQAIEADIEKLL; encoded by the coding sequence ATGAGCCAAAATATCTATGATTTTAGCGCCGAAGACTATAAAGGCGATCCGGTGGAATTAAAAGACTATCAGGGCAAGGTGATGCTCATCGTCAATACCGCCAGTGCCTGTGGTTTCACCCCGCAATATAAAGGCTTGCAGGAGTTATATGCCAAGCACAAAGAGCAGGGATTTGAAGTACTCGCCTTCCCCTGCAACCAGTTCCGTGAGCAGGAAAAAGGTGATAACGCCGAGATAAAACAATTTTGCGATCTGCAGTTTAATATCAAGTTTCCCTTGTTCGGCAAAATTGAAGTTAACGGCGATAATGCCCATCCACTGTTTAACTTCCTCAAAGAGCAGGCACCGGGCATATTAGGTAGTAAAGGTATCAAGTGGAACTTCACTAAGTTTTTAGTCAATAAAGAAGGCAAAGTGATCAAACGTTACGCGCCTGCCACTAAACCACAAGCGATTGAAGCGGATATTGAAAAACTGCTATGA
- the lysC gene encoding lysine-sensitive aspartokinase 3: MSLGVNASNQDAVNALTVAKFGGTSVADYQAMLRCATIIKNDLANKVVVVSASAGVTNYLVRLSQEDVGEQERSDIITAISQIQFNIRKELPEEAGLDQQLQTLIGELENHATQQANEYKAQTADAILAYGEQFSSLLFTRVLQSLDIAASCFDVRRVMKTNSLYGKAVVDLAELKRNCQELLVPELAKKVIVTQGFIGSDSLGHTTTLGRGGSDYSAALLTEALNGDNLAIWTDVVGIFTTDPRITDQARAIKEISFGEAAEMATFGAKILHPATLIPAMRQNIPVFVGSSKEPEKGGTLIKQQVESNPTYRSIALRKEQTLVTVKSPAMLHASGFLAKVFSILAKHELSVDLITTSEISVALTFDNPTGTTQALLTSTVVSELEQLCEVSVEHGLSLVAVIGNGLHAARGLGSDIFDKINDFNIRMICHGASDNNLCFLVPQTDANTVVEQLHNTLF; this comes from the coding sequence ATGTCACTAGGGGTTAATGCTTCAAACCAGGATGCGGTAAATGCTTTGACCGTGGCGAAATTTGGCGGCACCAGTGTCGCCGATTACCAGGCGATGCTGCGCTGCGCCACTATCATTAAAAATGATCTGGCCAACAAAGTGGTGGTGGTCTCTGCCAGTGCCGGGGTAACCAATTACCTGGTACGTTTAAGTCAGGAAGATGTCGGCGAACAAGAGCGTAGTGACATTATCACCGCCATCTCGCAAATTCAGTTTAATATCCGTAAAGAGTTGCCGGAGGAAGCCGGACTGGATCAGCAGTTACAAACGCTGATTGGTGAGCTGGAAAACCATGCAACGCAGCAGGCAAATGAATATAAAGCCCAGACGGCGGATGCCATCTTAGCTTATGGCGAGCAGTTTAGCTCACTGCTTTTTACCCGGGTATTGCAGTCGTTAGATATCGCCGCCAGCTGTTTTGATGTGCGCCGGGTGATGAAAACCAACAGTTTATATGGCAAGGCGGTGGTGGATTTAGCTGAGCTGAAACGCAATTGCCAGGAGTTGCTGGTGCCTGAGCTGGCCAAAAAAGTTATCGTCACCCAGGGCTTTATCGGCAGCGACAGTTTAGGCCATACCACCACGTTAGGGCGGGGCGGCTCGGATTACAGCGCGGCCTTGCTCACCGAAGCCCTTAACGGCGATAACCTGGCTATTTGGACCGATGTTGTTGGTATTTTCACCACAGATCCGCGTATTACCGATCAGGCACGGGCCATTAAAGAGATCAGTTTTGGCGAGGCGGCGGAGATGGCGACCTTTGGTGCTAAAATCTTGCACCCGGCCACCTTGATCCCGGCAATGCGGCAAAATATTCCGGTTTTTGTCGGCTCCAGCAAAGAGCCGGAAAAAGGCGGCACCCTGATTAAGCAGCAGGTGGAATCAAATCCGACCTATCGCTCGATAGCGCTGAGAAAAGAGCAAACCCTGGTGACGGTGAAAAGCCCCGCTATGCTGCATGCCAGTGGTTTTCTGGCCAAGGTCTTTTCCATTTTAGCCAAGCACGAACTCAGTGTTGATTTGATCACTACCAGTGAGATCAGCGTTGCCCTTACCTTTGATAACCCCACAGGCACCACCCAGGCACTGCTCACCAGTACCGTAGTGTCGGAGCTGGAGCAGTTGTGTGAGGTCTCGGTAGAGCACGGTTTGTCCCTGGTGGCGGTGATTGGTAATGGCCTGCATGCTGCGAGAGGGTTAGGCAGTGATATCTTCGATAAGATTAACGATTTTAATATCCGCATGATTTGCCACGGTGCCAGTGACAATAACCTGTGTTTCCTGGTACCCCAAACCGATGCCAATACTGTGGTCGAGCAGCTGCACAATACTCTTTTTTAG
- a CDS encoding ElyC/SanA/YdcF family protein: MDLFLLKKVLGLLLMPVNLILLFLFFALVFYKLKPGLSFKCLVLGFFTLLLSSLPPVADKVMAPIETQYEAFRQSSKPVDYIVILGCSHSNDDALPAIAQLEYCSLQRLAEAVRIFKLHPEATLVSTGSAVTQGTSNAEKVRQAAISLGVPEHKIINENNARDTEEEAELVAPRVRGKHMVLVTNADHMPRAMAYFKAQGLSPTPAPAAFWVKGDGQNKQWHYYFPHAKTLVQSTRAWYEYLGQLALWFKSLL, encoded by the coding sequence ATGGATTTATTTCTGCTGAAAAAAGTGCTCGGCCTGCTGCTGATGCCGGTCAATCTTATTTTACTCTTTCTCTTCTTTGCCCTGGTTTTCTACAAGCTCAAACCGGGTTTGAGTTTCAAGTGCCTGGTTTTAGGCTTTTTCACCCTGTTACTGTCAAGCCTGCCGCCGGTCGCCGATAAGGTGATGGCGCCGATAGAGACACAATATGAAGCCTTTAGGCAGTCAAGCAAACCGGTAGATTATATTGTTATTTTAGGGTGCAGCCACAGCAACGACGATGCCCTGCCCGCCATCGCCCAGCTGGAATATTGCTCGCTGCAGCGTTTGGCTGAAGCAGTCAGGATATTTAAGTTACATCCCGAAGCCACCTTAGTCTCCACCGGCAGCGCCGTAACTCAAGGGACAAGCAATGCCGAAAAGGTCAGGCAGGCCGCCATCAGTTTAGGCGTACCCGAGCATAAAATCATCAATGAGAATAATGCCCGCGATACCGAAGAAGAAGCCGAGCTAGTCGCCCCCAGGGTACGGGGCAAACACATGGTGCTGGTTACCAATGCCGATCATATGCCCCGGGCAATGGCCTACTTTAAAGCACAGGGGTTAAGCCCGACACCGGCGCCGGCGGCTTTTTGGGTCAAGGGAGATGGGCAAAACAAACAGTGGCATTATTACTTTCCCCATGCCAAAACCCTGGTGCAAAGCACCCGGGCCTGGTATGAGTATTTAGGCCAGCTGGCCTTATGGTTCAAATCCCTGCTTTAG